The sequence below is a genomic window from Lolium perenne isolate Kyuss_39 chromosome 7, Kyuss_2.0, whole genome shotgun sequence.
tgctgcctagctttttatggccatcttcgcaagttggatataccaatttgttgtgatcttctatcatcttgtcgaaggccaacctttccttttcagtttcacattctctccttgcatcagcaatggcccggccaagatcatcatcagtaggctcatctggtgcctcttgatcttctacttcattgtcttcattgccttttgcagtatcatcgtattcagggaaattgggataaccgtcatcatcctcttcctcttcgtcattgtcttccatcataactcctctttctccgtgcttggtccaacaatagtaactgggcatgaaaccggatcgcagaaggtggctgtgaatgagactcgagtgagcgtaatttacggtattcttgcagtccacacatggacaatacatgaagccaccatgtttgtttgcctccgccacggccataaaattatccaggcccgaagtgaactcgtcaaaccgtcggtcaatgtacatccattgccgattcatctgcatgatataattaagctgatcaaaaccattacagaacatcacgatgtatatatacacatgcattttatcaattgcagatgaaaaggataaagttgttaacctcgatgaagaagaaaaaagcaagttacttgatttgtgtaaactcaagtggcaaatcctcttaagcatttcatcgaacacctcttgtgcatgtgaagaagagaggagagcaatacacccctcttgtgaagaaagtgaaaaaatggccaagtgtggctcacacttgggcaggggcaaggttatatagccagaggcggagcctttggacccggtttgtattacaaaccgggactaaaaccgggaccaaaggccactacaggacaggctccagcgggtggggtcgtcctgggccaaacgaaccgggaccaatgcccccattggtcccggtttggttcagcactggGACTAAAGCTtgagaccaaaggcctcttctccactagtgaaaCTAGAACATATTTCGAATGCAACACAGAAAGCTCTCTTCTTTTTCGAGGAAGCGAACTTTTCAAACATGTACGAAGCCAGGTCATGCACAATCATTGATCATGGCCAAAAGAGTTTTACGAGAGCCACGGCTGTATGCACTGCTACATGCTTAGCATCGTCTCAAGTCTTTGGTCGGTCGGTGGCCGTCGTTGCCACCCGCACACGATGCCTCGCGATCTTTAATTctttcaaaaaaaagaaaagaatggCTCTACTCTCATCCTTCATGGATCGTCGCTTGTCGAAAGCTTATCACTACTAGCACTATGCCCGCGCGCTGCTGCGAAGCAGAAAAAACAATTATTAACTTATAAAAATAGAAAACAATGCATCTGCAATATGTTCTCGCATGGTTAACACACCTTGTAATAAAAAACTACCATTTTTTGTTCAAACTGGACATGGTTGTCGGAAAATTTTCGTTAATCTTCTCCTTCCTATAGGTGGGTTGAGGGCTTGATACCTGATTAATAATTAAGCTAGAAACACGATAAGAGCAACTCCAAACGAGGTACCAAATCTCTCACTCGTCAAGTTATCAAGTGAGTCCCAAGCACCAGATGTCACTCACTTATTTTGCGTGTACTCCAACCATCGTACCAAAATCCCACTGTTCTGCACAACATGTCTGCAACAGAATTTCGCGACAAAACAACAATCAACATGCACACAAATATTCTGAAAAATGGATATTCAATGATCTATAAAGTTCGACTTCAGTATGACCATTAATAATAACCTAACAACGCTATGGCAGGGGACATGCCCCTTGTTTGTCAGTGACAACAACCCCGCGCCTTTCGAAGTGCAAACCACTGACAGATTCACAAGGCCTACTACCAGTACCTGGTAAGGCATGGTGGACTGCTGCAGTTAGACCATGAGTTCTTGAACGGCAACTCGCAGTATGCGCTGGTGAGGCAGTACAACAACACCCTGAGCAAGTTATCGACCAAACATTCAGAGTAACTTGTAGCAGTATATGGTAGCTAAAAAAAAGACCTAAGTTAGGATGTTCGGATACTGTTTTGCTAAAATTATTTAAGTTGTTAAAGGCTCATTCCAAGTGAAAACATAGTAATAGTTTCTGCATTGTATAGTTACTTGAACCAATAAGATTGCCAGCCAGGTTGAGGCCAACGTATTTTCTGAACAACCCTATCCTAAATCAGCTATTCAGTGTGCATAAATTCAATCAGCATGCTAAATCATGCAAAAGAGGAGCTACTGAAGTCTGAAACCATCTGTTGGCTAACGTACATCTGCAAAATCATGCAAAAGAGGAGCTACCGAAGTCTCAAACCAACTCTGGGCTGACGTACATCTCTTCTCCTTACTGGATGGGCAGAGACCCGATTTGCGTATGTACCTGGCGGAGAGTGTGGCCGGCCGGCGCGGCGCTCGGAGGTGAACCTGTGAAGATCGGTCAGCAAGACTGGGCGGCAGTCGGATGAGATCACGGGGAGGTCGTGGCCGCGAGCATGGCTGGCCGTGGGGTCGCGTGTGGTAGGAAGCCGGGGCGGTGCGCTGTGACagacgaacggcgactggatctcgCCGTCAGGGTGGTGGTCGCTCCGCTCCAGGCGGTGCGCACGGGTAGCAGTGGCGGCCGGCAGCGGGCGGCGCACGGAGCTCGGCCCAGGCCGTTCCCCTTTTCTCGTACCAGAAGTTCTAGTACCAGAAGTtgatttttccaagtattgagggGCTAAatgcaaaataaaaaaattatggTCGGACTACGGTCGCATTGCCGTTTAATAGTAATGATGATTCCTCCTAGCAAGATCGAACTGAGATACGCTTCAATTATATAGGAACGGGGCAAATCCCAAAGATCGAGACATGTTTGTTTGACACAGATTATGTTGGTCCCAGTAGTCATTACCCTCGCCAGCGTGAAAATAGACCGAGCAGCAAATAGTGCTAGCCACGGTCTAGGGCAGATAGGTAAGCGAAAAAACAACAGTTTGACTTACGCTGAAGCAATACTACGTCCATCCCAAGACTGAAAGCTTATATTTCTTTTTTAAAAAatgaaaccaagtaaagtttgactaaaatttagaagaatctatcaataaatatgatattttgtagataccataacaacaacaacaaccgagcctttcagtcccaaacaagttggggtaggctagagtggaaacccataagatctcgaagccaagtcatggttccggaacgtggatagcaatatgaaaatatattttattatctatctaatgatattaattttgtattccaCATATTAATATTTTTTTATAACATCTGGTCAAACTTGGCATAGTTTTACTTTCTAAAAAATTATAAGCCTTAAATCTTGGAATGGAGGTAGTAGCCACTAGTTAGTATCCTCGTTAGATagatatttttatcacatttgctGGAACACCATGCACCTTTTGTTTTTCTTAGGAGTGTCTAATTAATTTATATCTAGCTGATTTTAAATTTAACATCAGTTTGATTTTCATCCTTAGTATATATCGTGTATGATCGGGCATGCTTGTGAAATTGAGTTTTTCAAACGAACTAGAAGACTAGAAAAAAAGAGCCAGCTGCTAATTGGAAAAAGGCATTTTGTATATCAATCCCTGGACACAGGTGAGCACTTAGGCGAAGGGGGCAACAATGGAGGCGGACATGGACACAGTCACCAATACAACAGATGatggtttagagcatctccaacaggcgcgctaaaaCGCGGCGCGCTAAACCTCCGTTTCGGCGCACTGCAAACCGCTGGCGCGCGTGATACCGAATTTTCCCCCGCCGGAGGCtgtattttgcagcgcgcgttggtGCAGGAAAAAAGCACCTCCGCCGGAGGCTGTATTTTGCAGCGCGTTTCGACCGTTTTTTTCAAAATTAATCAAACGGACAATGAAAATTTGATCGAAAATACAAATATAATTAAAAAGTTCAACGATACAGCGCGACATAGAGgacgaaaatgaaaaactaaagctacTCGGAGGAGTCCCAATCGAAGTCCGACGAGTGGGTCCTCGAAGTCGTCTCCGACACCGGCGTCGTtgtccactcgaaggaggaggaggaggaggagaggacgatcgtcgacggccctgcgcccttcttcttttcctcctccttcctcgccgccttcgcggccctcgccgccttcctcgccGCGGACTCGGCGCGGCGCTTCTCGCGCGAAGCTTTCTTCTTCGCCttctccgccgccttctcctcctccttctgcgcGTAGAAGCCCTCCGTGGCGGCGACGTCTTCGGGGAAGCGGCGCGCCCACTCGAGGCGCAGCGCCTCGTCGCGCTCCGCGATGAGGAGGCGCTGCTCCAACTCCCGTTGCCGGCGCTGCTGCTCGCGCGTGAtgacgggcggcggcggcgcgagcatctCCGCTTGCTCGCGCGTGTAGACATCGTGGAAATTCATCGACCGCCGGGAGCGGTCGAGACGCCAAGCGACGGCGTCGTAcgcccgcgccgcctcgtgcgccgtgTCATATGTATCGAGGCGGATCCGCTCGTCGCCGGAGCGGATCTCCGCGTCGAACCGGCCGCTCGGCCGCGCCCGAACGCCGTGGTAGCCGGaggcggggcggcggcgcggaggcatcGTCCGCGGCGCGGAGGCGGAGCGTCGGTGGGAGAGAGGAAGAGGTGGCATCGGCGCGGAGGCAGAGCGTCggcgggagagagggagagagggagagagcggACGCGTGGAAAGTTCAGTCGGTTGGCTCGTTCGCGCGTGTCGCGTTTATAGCGCGCGCGGCAGCGGACGCGGCAATTCTCCCGCGCGGGATAGCGCAAACGCGGACGCGCGGCAAAGTTTTTAGCgcgcgcccttttttcccgcgtcCACTGGAGCTGCGCGCGATCGCCCGCGCGCGCCAAATCGGTAGTTTTTTTGCCGCgcggcctgttggagatgctcttatgttcCGGTTGGTTGGGGAAATAAGGCGCGATTTAGTTAGGCAAGATGAAAGCAAAAGAGGACACATGATGAACCGAGGTAGAAGAAACATCTGCACATCATTAGTACAGATAGGGACTTTTAAGGCCCCCATCACacacaaaagcatttttggtgtgCAATGCAAAAGATAGTTTACGCTCTAAATAATTCACCATCTGCAGGTCCTCCACCCGCATGTCGAGTGTATGATGGTTCACTTTGTGAGAATTCTTCTGCGAAGTTTTCATTTTCACACACGATTTACTCTATCTTAACCGTGTGCGTATGTTCGAATGCGTGAGTTCGTTATTTTTCAACCACAAATTTAGAACAAAAAACAGACGCTTAAAATATGAACCTACACATGTCTGATAGAGCAAGTACTCAGAGTAGTTAGTTTAAAACATGAGTTGCACACCGAAGACACCGACCAGTTCATTTCGAAATGGAGAATTTCGATCCGTTCAGGTGAAATCTGAGGAACGGGAGACTCTTACGAAATGGACAATTTAGACCTGCGTAGTTTCTTGCCCTCCAGGATCTCAGCCATTGGTACCTTATTGGACGGTCAAGAAGGGCCTGAGCATATATGCCGGTCTATGTCACCTCTTCCCGAAAGCACAGGATCGGCTTCCTTGCGTACGAAGTCGCGAACTCTTTTTAGGATAGCAGCGATTTAGAAATGCTACAAAAATGCCCATGCATGTCCACCAAGAAAATGTTCTTCAACACTGCTTACAACTTTTGAAAAGCATAAAATGGAAGGTACATGTTCCAAGATAGGTAGTAGGTCCTGTTTCCACCCCGGTCCCTCTCCTACTCAAACGGTAGGTTAACAAGTTCCCGAGTTCTTTCGGTCACCCTTCGCAACCTTCTGTAGGGACGCATATATGCAAAGGAGTCAAAACAAACAAGCTAGCTTGTTCCAATAATGCAATACTATTACTACCTAACCAAAGGCTACAAGAGTACGCAGACTAGTAAATATAAAACCCTGCTAGGTGCATCAATGGGATGAAACAAAGTCACTCGTCAGATGTTCCTTTGTACGATCACATTTGAATCAATTTAATCATTAAAATTTGCTCAAATACATGTGAGATTTATGTCTTTTTGCACCTTCACGTCCGTGAGCTTGAAACCTCTCGTCGTCTCTTCGTTGACTGTAAAAATGATGTGGGAGATCTAAGCTGTCATCACAGTCTGTCCACGGAGCGGCGGTCTGGCACACTGGCATGGACTTTGTGTGGATATAAAGGAAATAAAATTCTCTTCTCCCTCCTTGAAGGTTTGAACTTGCCATTCACCTGCTTTACATCACTTATTTTGACATGTTTTCAAATAACATTTTTCATATTTGCACCAAGCGAGCAGTAGAAGAACATTTCAAtattttagttacgtcaaaatgcATCATGCACTCTGTCTCACTACTTCATTATTTATCCATCTTTTCTGTTTTAGAAAGAataagtttttttttattttctccaGTCCTTGGATCGAAAAGATGCACATAACCTATATTTATTATAAGTGCAATCTCAAGAAAAAAAACCATAACTAAGAAGTTCCACTGACCAGACGCACAAAACAGCTGTCCAACCTAACCAAGGACGCCACCACCCCCTTTCTTTTTCCCCAATCCCCTGCTGTCGGCTGAATGAAGCTGCAAGGTTATGCCTGTGTGGCGGACGACAGCGGGGAGGCCTGGCTCTCGTGCGGGAGGGCCTCCCTGGTGCAGATCAACGGCTCTTGCGGCTCAATCCTTCGGGACTATCGTGCATGGGATGGATTCCGACGAGGAAAGAGCTGCGGTTCCATCAGGTGGAGTGACCCACCTCCGATGGCGTGTCTTCCTTGGCATACTGCTGCTGTTCGGGAATGATCTTGGAGGCGTGGATGTTGGCCGTTGAGAGCCGGGCTTCGATGCGGCCGGGGCCAATGATAGAGGCGCCCGCTGACGGCGTCATCGCTGTAAATCTCCCGCCACATGCCCGGTGTTCTAGGTGAATCTCTTGATCTGGGTCTCCCGGGTTGTACCGTGACGTCACTTTTGGTGTCATTCTccctgttggaggcattgttttggaaCATGTGCTGGCTGGAGGGATCCTAAGGTTGAGCGGGGTGGTTTATTCATGCTGAAGACGTTGAGTCCCGGGGTGTGGTGCATCGAGGTCTTGATGTCGAATGTGTGATGATGAACGCATGCAGCCGATGGCGCCGTCTGGCTTCGTGGTGGTGTCGACGGAAGGCCTAGCAAGGTCGATGCGTAGATCCCTATCCTGAAGATGGGTTCAGGGAAGAAGGCGGCGGTGACTTCCGTAGCGTACGTATGCGGTGCACACTGAGGGTTTGCTGGGCCGGTGTGCAGGTTTTAGATGATGTGCACAGGTGTAAGTTCAAGGCACACAACCCTTGGATCGATGTGCACACTGAGGGTTTGCTGGATCGATGTGTTATCTTGTTGGGTTTATGTaaataaattaaaaaaaaagCTCCGTGCATCATTCTAATGTAGAGGCTTGGGGTACAACTACCATTTAAAAAAAACCTCAGAAAAATAAATAGGCCACTTTGCACATTAATTTTAGGCAGTAAGAAGCCTATGGGATGTACGCTGCCCAAGCCGGAACGTGGACTCGGATTTTCATCTGCTCCCGGTGTTAATCTTTTTGCGAGATGACCCATGACCATATCCACCATACACAAGAACAACGTGTGAAAGAAAATACCTCTTCTCTTCATGTTACAAAATAGAATGATTGCGACAAAGCTATTTAAACCAAAATAGTGTTCTACttcattcaaaaaaaaaaacaagagaatgaatcaTACCTTCTTATGTTTTTTACACTGACCACAAAATAATATTTTTTCGTGAAATTTCATCCGCGAACGTAGAAAGTCTAGACACCCTGATTTTTTTTTCCGGAAATTTTAGACATTTTGAAATATGATTTTGAATAGTGGGTGCATCtacacctatgagccaaagtaGATTTCTCATCTACACAATGCTAAAAACATCGATAATAGAGGATCAAATTGTCTAACACCATTTTTTCATTGAGTATAAATACAATTATTAACTTTAACATCAACACTTCCTAGTTGACTAAATTTCTCTACCTAATCTCTCAATAAAGGGAAAACACCTTTTATCTGAAGAGTCTGTAGAAAAAGACCACCTGACCTTGTCATCTCTGCCCTTTCGAATTCAAAAAAATGACAGCCATTTAACTTTTTGGTGTGAATCTCATGTATATCCTCATGCAAAATGACACTCCCTCCATAATATAACAACTAAGTACAAAGGCCGTTTGAGAGGGATGAATTACCTTGAGAGCAATATAACTTAACAACCTACTCGCTTTGAGCAATTCATTAATACTTTCAAAAGAATTGAAATTTGCATTTAACAGAGAGAAGGGCCTATGTTGTCAAATCTGTCACCTGATCATGACCCTTCACTAGCAGGGCCATAATACCATCCTTAATAGCTTCCCAATAAGTCTGATAAAATTAGCCAGGAAGCCATCTAGAAGGAAAACAGGTATTTCTTCCTCAGTAAATTCAACAATAGAGATTTAATTCTCCTCGGGAGAGACTGGATGGACATCATCACGCATATTTATTTCCAGGAAATTTTAACTACACTGCATTCCAAGATAAACTTTGACCAAAAAATTAAGCAATCAAATCTTGTGTATATTTTACGTAATTAGTATTGTTGTATTCATATTAaaaaaatactttctaatgatgctaattttataTCAATATTTTTTATATATTTTGAGTAATTATTTATCAAGGAAAAACATGCAAAATGAAGACGTTTTATTcattggaatggagggagtatcatCGTGAGGACTAAAAAGGTGATTGTACTGTTTTGTGGTGTAAGAGCAACTTCAATAGTATAGCCGGTTGTTGGCTGTAAGTAAGATGTCATCCCATCTATAGCTAATATGTAGCCAacaagtacaatagttggctataagaatgtaGTATTTTCCCAATAAATTACCCATCTTTCATTCACACAACTTGCCTagtagcacgtgctagagctagctcttgcataatagcccacttagagcatctccagccgcgtcccccaaaccgtcccccaaaccgcgccggattgagcgtttgggggacgtgttttgttcgtgccgcgtttgggggacgtcgctccccagccgcgtcccccaaacgccgcccccaaacatttaaaataatttttttaacacataaaccatttatatcaaatgtagcatatgaaaaaaaatgttttcgaggattgttttcaaattaaattacaacaaacaataaaacaagtaatcaaatataataaaaagggctagatgatacatcaaggtgccacggtatttcctttgatcctccacaaatgctcaacgagatcagcttgaagttgctcatgcacattgctgtcacggatctctgcgtgcatggcgagaaaatcagcaaaatctgcaggcaactcatgatcaacctccgcgagaggccttgacactcatagggaccaacatgtgacctaacatgattcttgcggtcatcctcgatgatcatgttgtgcatgatcacacaagcctgcatcacctcccacatttggtcgtgagaccagcttagagcagggtaccggacaatggcaaattgtgcttgaagcacaccaaatgcccgctcgacatccttcctgcaagcctcctgtcgtgtagcaaagtgagaattcttcagacctgatggattcgagattgttttgacaaaagtggcccattttggatatataccatcggctagataatagcctttggtatattggtggccattgatctcatagttgcatggtggagcatgcccttccactagtctgctgaacaccggagaccgctgcaacacgttgatgtcattgtgtgatcccgccatgccaaagaaagaatgccaaatccacaggtcataatctgccacagcttcaagcaccacactgcaatatccatgacgccctttgtatataccttgccaagcaaacgggcagttcttccatgcccagtgcatgcaatcgatgcttccaagcattccaggaaatcctctggcagcattttgtgccatgatccttgcagtctcttcctcagttggccctctcaagtagtatttgccaaactttcccaccacagctcggcaaaacttgtacatgcactcaatggcagtagactcactcatgcgaaggtagtcgtcctgtgtatcggcaggtgctccgtatgcaagcatcctcatggcggcggtg
It includes:
- the LOC127303809 gene encoding uncharacterized protein, with translation MPPRRRPASGYHGVRARPSGRFDAEIRSGDERIRLDTYDTAHEAARAYDAVAWRLDRSRRSMNFHDVYTREQAEMLAPPPPVITREQQRRQRELEQRLLIAERDEALRLEWARRFPEDVAATEGFYAQKEEEKAAEKAKKKASREKRRAD